The Humulus lupulus chromosome 4, drHumLupu1.1, whole genome shotgun sequence genome has a window encoding:
- the LOC133832241 gene encoding uncharacterized protein LOC133832241: protein MADTACRDCMTSCQLEDLKFSGCFFTWNNKQQNDERVCSKIDRAMVNSKWTDVFQESKATFFPEGIFDHSPIIISFYVDIQLGRKPFRYFRMWKEATAYKDRVSTSWRSPVYGTEMFKVVTKLKRLKQVLLEIDREGYQDLQKLDSERFSHLHKAYLTFLAQKAKAAWVLNGDENTQFFHASLNARRLQNRILSIKTETSTWVDTPEGVRDAFLGYYQRLLGTNMQQRRKVLQAIVNLGPVLNEEHKCILSTEFSTLEVKTALFSIPGMKAPGPDGFSSSFYQDNWQLVGQEDSVAIISFLSLGKLLKEINATSITLIPKTICPDTVGSMPRYKFHDRCASLKMNHLCFADDILLFSHGDYISILWMLKGLKLFSGSLGLLPNVTKSKIYCCGMNEKGTQRVLDVSGFTKSKLPFRYLGIPICSKKNSAAECGIILEKMMRKIRQWSTRNISYMGRVILINSVLMSIHAYWTQIMILLKKLLKDIVGICRAFLWKGRGVYSGPGLVAWNNICISKAAGGLGFRNVIDWNIVAMGKYVWATTAKKDNLWVKWVHSVYLSKKDWWSYRNPPDCSWYWRKLVVVKEFFTAKMDMASFIATKYTIGAGSEEMAKLAGTNKSICTVISVDYQGEEFEQNQKEFPHGCSYCINVSYLESEE from the exons ATGGCAGATACAGCATGTCGAGATTGTATGACTTCTTGTCAACTGGAGGATCTAAAATTTTCAGGATGTTTTTTTACTTGGAATAACAAGCAGCAGAATGATGAACGGGTTTGTTCAAAGATTGACCGTGCAATGGTTAATTCGAAGTGGACTGATGTATTTCAAGAATCTAAAGCAACTTTCTTTCCTGAAGGTATTTTTGATCACAGTCCTATTATTATATCCTTCTATGTTGACATACAGTTGGGGAGGAAACCATTTCGATACTTTCGTATGTGGAAGGAGGCTACTGCATATAAGGATCGAGTTAGTACTTCCTGGAGGAGCCCTGTTTATGGTACTGAGATGTTTAAGGTGGTTACAAAATTGAAGAGATTAAAACAGGTTCTTTTAGAGATTGACAGAGAAGGATATCAGGACTTACAGAAG TTAGATAGTGAACGGTTTTCTCATCTCCATAAAGCATACTTAACTTTTTTGGCTCAAAAAGCCAAAGCAGCATGGGTTCTTAATGGGGATGAAAATACTCAATTTTTTCATGCATCATTGAATGCGAGAAGACTACAAAATAGAATTCTGTCTATCAAAACTGAAACTAGCACTTGGGTAGATACTCCAGAGGGTGTAAGGGATGCTTTTCTTGGATATTATCAAAGATTATTGGGGACTAATATGCAGCAAAGGAGGAAGGTACTGCAGGCCATTGTGAATTTAGGTCCTGTTCTTAATGAAGAGCATAAATGTATCTTGTCCACTGAGTTCTCAACACTGGAAGTTAAAACAGCTTTGTTTTCCATTCCAGGGATGAAAGCTCCTGGTCCAGATGGATTCAGTAGCTCCTTCTACCAGGATAATTGGCAATTAGTTGGGCAGGAGGATAGTGTTGCAATTATATCCTTTCTTTCTTTGGGTAAACTTCTTAAGGAGATCAATGCTACCTCTATTACACTTATCCCTAAAACTATATGTCCTGATACT GTGGGTTCTATGCCTAGATATAAATTTCATGATAGATGTGCAAGCCTAAAGATGAATCATCTCTGTTTTGCGGATGACATTTTACTATTTAGTCATGGTGATTATATTTCAATACTTTGGATGCTTAAAGGGCTTAAACTCTTCTCTGGAAGTTTAGGTCTTTTGCCTAATGTGACTAAGTCTAAAATTTATTGCTGTGGTATGAATGAGAAGGGGACTCAAAGGGTGTTGGATGTATCAGGTTTCACCAAAAGTAAGCTCCCATTTCGTTACCTTGGTATTCCGAtttgttcaaaaaaaaattctGCTGCTGAATGTGGAATAATATTAGAGAAAATGATGAGGAAAATTAGACAATGGAGTACTAGGAATATATCATATATGGGTAGAGTTATCCTGATTAACTCTGTTCTCATGTCTATCCATGCCTATTGGACTCAAATAATGATTTTGCTGAAAAAACTGTTGAAAGATATTGTAGGCATTTGCAGGGCATTTCTTTGGAAAGGAAGGGGAGTGTATTCGGGGCCTGGTTTAGTGGCTTGGAATAATATCTGTATTTCTAAAGCAGCTGGAGGTTTGGGATTCAGAAATGTCATTGATTGGAATATTGTGGCTATGGGTAAGTATGTTTGGGCCACTACAGCAAAGAAGGATAATCTGTGGGTTAAATGGGTTCATAGTGTTTACCTATCTAAAAAAGATTGGTGGTCATATAGGAATCCGCCAGATTGTAGTTGGTACTGGAGGAAACTTGTTGTTGTTAAAGAATTTTTCACAGCCAAAATGGACATGGCATCATTTATTGCCACGAAGTATACGATTGGAGCAG GCAGTGAAGAAATGGCTAAATTGGCAGGTACAAACAAATCAATATGCACAGTTATTTCAGTGGATTACCAAGGTGAAGAATTTGAGCAAAACCAGAAGGAATTTCCTCATGGTTGTAGTTACTGCATTAATGTATCATATTTGGAGAGTGAGGAGTGA